One genomic region from Salvia hispanica cultivar TCC Black 2014 chromosome 2, UniMelb_Shisp_WGS_1.0, whole genome shotgun sequence encodes:
- the LOC125203262 gene encoding transcription termination factor MTEF1, chloroplastic-like: MQIAILPKLKNTQNNLKTLLPTTAVAADPGLRFRQKVRYLQFLRVNPTKALHKNPNLRSAPISTLLSVTQCLSSMGVELASAGRILDMYPQLLTADPYADIYPIFDFLINVVRIPFPDIRKAIIRCPRLLVSDPDTQLRPAFQFLTELGFSGSNELTAQTTMLLVSSVEFTLKPKIDFLVGLGFAYDEVRNMVLRSPGLLTFSVESNYVPKVEYFLKEMNGDLVEIKRFPQYFSFSLERKIKPRHRLLMEHGFSMPLSDMLKVSDGEFNALLIERRLQMVESRSS, from the coding sequence ATGCAAATCGCCATCCTtccaaaacttaaaaatacCCAAAATAACCTCAAAACCCTGCTTCCCAccaccgccgtcgccgccgacCCCGGCTTGAGGTTCCGACAGAAGGTACGATACCTCCAATTCCTGAGAGTAAATCCCACAAAAGCCCTCCACAAAAATCCTAATCTCCGTTCTGCCCCTATTTCCACTCTCCTCTCCGTCACCCAATGCCTCTCATCCATGGGCGTCGAGCTCGCCTCTGCCGGCCGCATTCTCGACATGTACCCGCAGCTTCTCACCGCCGATCCTTACGCGGATATATACCCAATTTTCGATTTTCTAATCAACGTTGTCCGAATTCCATTTCCCGATATCAGGAAGGCGATAATTCGTTGCCCTAGGCTCCTTGTTTCCGATCCGGATACTCAATTGAGACCGGCGTTTCAATTCCTGACTGAATTGGGGTTTTCGGGATCAAATGAATTGACCGCTCAGACCACGATGTTGCTGGTTTCTAGCGTCGAGTTTACTTTGAAGCCCAAGATTGATTTTTTGGTGGGGCTAGGGTTTGCGTATGATGAAGTAAGGAATATGGTGCTGAGGTCGCCGGGGCTGTTGACATTTAGTGTGGAGAGTAATTACGTGCCCAAGGTGGAGTATTTCTTGAAGGAAATGAATGGGGATTTGGTGGAAATTAAGCGTTTTCCGCAGTATTTTTCGTTTAGCTTGGAGAGGAAGATTAAGCCGCGCCACAGGCTTTTGATGGAGCATGGATTTTCTATGCCGTTGTCGGATATGTTGAAGGTTAGTGATGGGGAGTTCAATGCGCTGTTGATTGAGAGGCGACTGCAGATGGTGGAATCAAGATCATCCTAG